In the genome of Candidatus Ornithobacterium hominis, the window CGGCAGGTTTTTATATTCGTAGAATTCTGATTCAGCCAGTTTTATTATTGTTATTAATTCCTGCTTTTTGGTATACAGAGAAAGAGTTAAGACAATAAAGACAATAAATTTTTAACTTTGAGGAAAATATTAAATCATGAATCTACAATCTATTATAGAAAAAGCTTGGGAAAACAGAGAGCTTTTGCAGCAAGAGGAGACTCAAAACGCAGTAAAAGAAGTTGTTAATCAATTAGATGCAGGGAACTTACGTGTGGCAGAACCAGCAGAAGATGGCTGGCAAGTGAACGAATGGGTAAAAAAAGCCGTGGTAATGTATTTCCCTATTGCCAGAATGGAAACAATAGAAGTTGGGCCGTTTGAATTTCATGATAAAATTCCATTAAAGAAAAATTATGCCCAAAAAGGCGTTCGAGTGGTTCCTCACGCAATTGCAAGGCACGGTTCTTTTGTGGCAGAAGGTGTGATAATGATGCCGTCTTACGTGAACATCGGAGCATATGTAGATAGCGGCACCATGGTAGACACTTGGGCTACAGTGGGAAGTTGCGCCCAAATCGGGAAAGACGTTCATTTGAGCGGAGGCGTAGGCATTGGCGGTGTTTTAGAACCCTTGCAAGCAGCTCCTGTGATTATAGAAGACAATGTGTTTATTGGCTCTAGATGCATCGTTGTAGAAGGCGTAAGAGTGGGCAAAGAAGCAGTTTTAGGAGCAAATGTGGTACTGACGGCTTCTACCAAAATTATAGACGTAACGGGCAATGAGCCCAGAGAGTTAAAGTCTTATGTTCCAGAACGTTCAGTAGTGATACCAGGAAGTTATACCAAAAAATTCCCCGCAGGAGAATTCCAAGTGCCATGTGCTTTAATCATAGGGAAAAGAAAAGAATCTACCGACAAAAAAACATCATTGAACGATGCTTTGAGAACGCACCATGTGGCGGTATAAATTTTTTAAGCCTTGAAAAATTTTAAGCCTTGAAAAATAAATTATTTTGAAAGCAATCTATGCAGAAGCATTAGATTCTGGAGATGAAGCTCGAGCACAAATGGCTGAAAAAAATGATTATAGACATTCATTGTAAGGATTTTACTTGTAATAATGTAATAAAGTTTAAATTATAACGCCACTTGCAAGAGCTGTTGAATGAACTTTTTAGGATAATACTTTCTGATAAACGCTCATATATTTCTCTAAAAACAAATCTTCAGAAAAATAATTTCGGTATAAAGCTTTGATTTCCGTATCTTTTAACCGAATGGCTTTTGCATAATTTTCTTTCCAATTTTCGATGTTATAATCTTTCTGAACCAAGAAGGGATAATGTTTTTGAATAATTTTTACCGATTCGCCAACATCAGAAACCAAAAAAGGTATTCCCTGAGCTAAATATTCTACGATTACCAGCGGATCCCCTTCAGAAATCGAGGGTAATAAAGCAAATTCATAACGTTTCAATTCAGGCTGAACATTAAAGCAACCCGTTTTGAAATGAATTTTATCTTCATAATTCAAGGTTTGAATTAGTTTACAAAGTTTTTCGTAATATTCACCTTCGGTTTCTGCACAATAAATGCTGAGTTCTTTCCCCACCTCAGCAGC includes:
- a CDS encoding 2,3,4,5-tetrahydropyridine-2,6-dicarboxylate N-succinyltransferase, whose product is MNLQSIIEKAWENRELLQQEETQNAVKEVVNQLDAGNLRVAEPAEDGWQVNEWVKKAVVMYFPIARMETIEVGPFEFHDKIPLKKNYAQKGVRVVPHAIARHGSFVAEGVIMMPSYVNIGAYVDSGTMVDTWATVGSCAQIGKDVHLSGGVGIGGVLEPLQAAPVIIEDNVFIGSRCIVVEGVRVGKEAVLGANVVLTASTKIIDVTGNEPRELKSYVPERSVVIPGSYTKKFPAGEFQVPCALIIGKRKESTDKKTSLNDALRTHHVAV